The Christiangramia flava JLT2011 genome has a segment encoding these proteins:
- a CDS encoding site-specific integrase, producing the protein MPNYTTFSILFFVRKHHNETKKLFIYARVTVNGKRSEISLKRSIPVNQWDATKGRARGTTPKSRILNQYLDQVYNKFLDCHKQLSSENKVISAQSIKARFYGNDEHQKTLLELMSYHSSHMKNVLKPGTLKNYYTTETYLEEFLKKKMSCNDIGLKQINYRFVTDFEQFLRNYSAKVSRKTCGNNGTMKHLERFKKMLNLAIKLEWLVKNPFDNFKFRFEKNERQYLSKRELHILETTNFTRSSLQKVKDIFIFSCYTGLSYVDIKELTIHQIVKGIDGSNWIYTKREKTDETVKVPLLPQAQILLDKYKDQITSDDYLFPVCSNQKINKYLKEVMLQLKIKKTITFHSARHTFATTITLSNGVPIETVSKLLGHTKLSTTQIYARVLENKLSEDMLALKEKLGS; encoded by the coding sequence ATGCCTAATTATACAACCTTTTCCATATTATTCTTTGTTCGTAAACATCATAACGAGACAAAGAAATTATTTATTTATGCACGGGTTACCGTGAATGGAAAACGCTCGGAAATCAGTCTAAAGAGATCAATTCCGGTGAATCAATGGGACGCCACAAAAGGGCGTGCCAGGGGAACCACTCCAAAATCACGAATTCTAAACCAGTATTTAGACCAGGTTTACAATAAATTTCTGGATTGTCATAAGCAGTTATCCTCAGAGAATAAAGTAATCTCTGCGCAAAGCATCAAGGCTCGTTTCTATGGGAATGATGAACACCAGAAAACCTTGTTGGAATTAATGAGCTATCACAGTTCCCACATGAAAAACGTGTTAAAACCCGGAACGCTCAAAAATTATTATACGACCGAAACTTATTTAGAAGAGTTTTTAAAGAAGAAAATGAGCTGCAATGATATTGGCCTCAAACAGATCAATTACCGGTTTGTAACCGACTTTGAACAGTTTCTACGTAATTATTCCGCTAAGGTTTCCAGAAAGACTTGTGGCAATAATGGCACGATGAAACATTTGGAGCGATTTAAAAAGATGTTGAACCTAGCAATTAAACTGGAATGGTTAGTTAAAAACCCTTTTGATAATTTCAAATTTCGGTTTGAGAAGAATGAACGTCAATATTTAAGTAAACGAGAGCTCCACATATTAGAGACTACTAACTTTACCAGAAGCAGCTTACAAAAAGTAAAAGATATTTTTATTTTCTCTTGCTATACCGGGCTTTCTTATGTTGATATTAAAGAATTAACCATTCATCAGATTGTTAAAGGAATTGATGGGAGTAATTGGATCTACACTAAACGTGAAAAAACAGATGAAACCGTGAAAGTGCCACTTCTTCCCCAGGCGCAAATTTTATTAGATAAATATAAAGACCAAATAACTTCGGATGATTACCTATTTCCTGTTTGCTCTAACCAAAAGATCAATAAATACCTAAAGGAGGTGATGTTGCAATTGAAAATAAAAAAGACCATAACTTTTCATTCGGCCAGGCATACCTTCGCCACAACCATAACTTTATCTAACGGGGTGCCTATTGAAACGGTTTCCAAGCTATTAGGACATACCAAACTATCCACTACCCAAATTTATGCACGGGTTTTAGAAAATAAATTAAGTGAGGACATGCTGGCTTTGAAAGAGAAACTTGGTTCATAA
- a CDS encoding T9SS type A sorting domain-containing protein, which produces MSKKLLVLLTIFFLFPIISIAQNDICGTPDNPLTQKTKDLINQSKMMQVELCVNIRFHILQNSSGDSAVPDSHINLILNDLNLAFNQHQIFFNNVGINHIQNDTYYNIDDNGDDEGVTEFNGLISLNDNDPNAINLYIVNDAESFGGRAQRPGNSTVIASSSVLSTTNAHEIGHNFGLLHTHSTASGAENIERSGPNANCNQAGDGFCSTPADPNLLNQIVDPPVYKVDTSCNYTAAETRNGLPYDPDTSNFMSYSRRYCRDSFTQEQGDFMNVMIQTESVLQQTVSSICTIPEIVGSDFICIGSNYTYTLQNPPSTYNWSISNNMDIVSLTSSSITVKAKYSTSQGNGFITATYNNGAEATKEVYVGKPYANLPQAENICTNQFPMNHYELPASEGAESYRLVSSSPNLTIGGMSEVTYQNAPALIDFLSTSAGTYLVELFTTNDCGTSRAAMYVTSERCGGPGDPGGFSISPNPASNEITIKSNNEKSKNTYETQSLILAPSTQLAKLYDFNGAFVKDIELDPYGTTKLDVSNLKEGMYLLKIQVREEEETYKIIVRR; this is translated from the coding sequence ATGTCTAAAAAATTACTCGTACTTTTAACGATATTTTTTCTATTTCCAATAATTTCTATCGCTCAAAATGATATATGTGGAACTCCTGACAATCCTTTAACTCAAAAAACAAAGGATTTAATAAATCAGTCAAAAATGATGCAAGTAGAACTTTGTGTAAATATACGGTTTCATATTTTACAGAATTCTTCAGGAGATAGTGCAGTTCCAGATTCGCACATTAATTTAATCTTAAATGATTTAAACTTGGCTTTTAATCAACATCAAATCTTTTTTAACAACGTCGGGATAAATCATATTCAAAACGATACATATTACAATATTGATGATAATGGGGATGATGAGGGTGTAACAGAATTTAATGGATTGATAAGTCTGAATGATAATGATCCCAATGCAATTAACCTATATATCGTTAATGATGCCGAAAGCTTTGGAGGAAGAGCCCAGCGTCCAGGGAATTCTACTGTAATCGCTTCGAGTTCAGTTCTATCAACAACTAATGCTCATGAGATTGGCCATAATTTTGGTTTACTTCACACGCATTCTACTGCTTCTGGCGCAGAGAATATAGAGCGTTCTGGCCCTAATGCTAACTGTAACCAAGCGGGAGATGGCTTTTGTTCTACACCTGCAGATCCCAATTTATTAAATCAAATTGTCGATCCTCCAGTATATAAAGTGGATACTAGCTGTAATTATACAGCTGCTGAAACCAGAAATGGTTTGCCGTATGATCCTGACACAAGCAACTTTATGTCCTACTCCAGACGCTACTGTCGGGATAGTTTTACCCAAGAGCAAGGTGATTTCATGAATGTAATGATACAAACAGAATCAGTATTACAACAAACTGTTAGCTCTATTTGTACAATCCCAGAAATTGTAGGTAGTGATTTCATCTGTATTGGATCCAACTACACATATACATTACAGAATCCACCTTCTACTTATAATTGGTCAATTAGCAATAATATGGATATAGTTTCTCTTACAAGTTCTTCTATTACTGTGAAAGCTAAATATTCAACAAGTCAAGGCAATGGTTTTATTACGGCAACCTATAATAATGGAGCTGAAGCTACTAAAGAAGTCTATGTAGGAAAACCGTATGCTAATCTTCCGCAAGCAGAAAATATTTGCACCAATCAGTTTCCTATGAATCATTATGAGTTACCTGCATCTGAAGGGGCTGAATCATATAGGTTAGTGTCGTCCTCTCCCAATCTAACCATAGGTGGAATGAGTGAAGTTACTTATCAAAATGCTCCTGCACTAATTGATTTTTTATCAACCAGCGCAGGCACCTATTTGGTAGAACTCTTTACTACGAATGATTGCGGAACAAGCCGGGCAGCTATGTATGTTACATCTGAAAGGTGCGGTGGCCCAGGAGATCCGGGAGGATTTAGTATTTCTCCTAATCCTGCTTCGAACGAAATTACAATTAAATCCAATAATGAAAAATCAAAAAATACTTATGAAACGCAAAGTTTAATATTAGCACCATCAACTCAACTTGCGAAATTGTATGATTTTAATGGAGCCTTTGTCAAGGATATAGAACTTGATCCATATGGTACTACCAAATTGGATGTCTCTAATTTAAAGGAAGGCATGTATTTGCTAAAAATTCAAGTACGAGAGGAAGAGGAAACTTATAAAATCATTGTGAGGCGATAG
- a CDS encoding VOC family protein, with protein MILIFLSAGCVDSHAKKNPDKSALPVDSVTTTAEKEPKVIGIGGIFFYADSLAATQEWYRKNLGIELNDWGSASFDSRKIDDPEEEQSLQWKPFAKGDAYFAPSQKDFMINYQVQNLEGLLERLRKNGVRILDSVETYDYGKFVHILDAEGNKIELWEPAEEPE; from the coding sequence ATGATTCTGATTTTTTTAAGCGCCGGCTGCGTGGATTCGCATGCGAAGAAAAATCCTGATAAAAGCGCGTTACCGGTTGATTCCGTTACGACCACAGCCGAAAAAGAGCCGAAAGTGATTGGTATTGGCGGCATCTTCTTTTATGCAGATTCCCTGGCTGCAACCCAGGAATGGTATCGGAAAAATTTAGGGATCGAGTTAAATGACTGGGGTTCGGCCAGTTTTGATTCCAGGAAAATAGATGATCCCGAAGAGGAGCAGAGTCTTCAGTGGAAACCATTTGCGAAGGGTGATGCATATTTTGCGCCCTCCCAAAAAGATTTTATGATCAATTATCAGGTTCAGAATTTAGAGGGCTTGCTGGAGAGATTGCGAAAAAATGGAGTGCGGATCCTGGATAGCGTGGAAACCTACGATTACGGAAAATTTGTGCACATTCTGGATGCGGAAGGCAATAAAATCGAACTCTGGGAGCCTGCAGAAGAACCGGAATAA